A section of the bacterium genome encodes:
- a CDS encoding ABC transporter ATP-binding protein yields MIKMENLSKTYKMDGVTVDALKGVSLDITAGEYVSIMGPSGSGKSTLMNLIGCLDTPTTGSYHLDGLMVSEMDDDQLAVVRNKKIGFVFQTFNLLPRSSALHNVELPMQYAGVDAQTRKAKAVASLESVGLAHRIHHKPTEMSGGERQRVSIARALVNNPAILLADEPTGNLDSKTGVEIMALFDRLHQEGKTVILVTHDQKVGEHARRMVRILDGEIVADQIVRK; encoded by the coding sequence ATGATAAAAATGGAGAACCTGTCCAAAACCTACAAGATGGACGGAGTAACGGTGGACGCCCTGAAAGGGGTGTCGCTGGACATCACGGCCGGGGAGTACGTGTCCATCATGGGGCCTTCGGGCTCCGGCAAATCAACCCTGATGAACCTGATCGGCTGTCTGGACACCCCCACCACCGGCAGTTATCACCTGGACGGACTGATGGTCTCCGAAATGGATGACGACCAGCTGGCGGTGGTGCGCAACAAGAAGATCGGGTTCGTATTCCAGACCTTTAACCTGCTGCCCCGCTCCTCGGCCCTGCACAACGTGGAACTGCCCATGCAGTACGCCGGGGTTGACGCCCAGACCAGAAAGGCCAAGGCCGTGGCTTCGCTGGAATCGGTGGGGCTGGCCCACCGGATCCATCACAAGCCCACCGAGATGTCCGGGGGCGAACGGCAGCGGGTGTCCATCGCCCGGGCCTTGGTCAACAATCCGGCGATCCTGCTGGCCGACGAGCCCACCGGCAACCTGGACAGCAAGACCGGGGTGGAGATCATGGCCCTGTTCGACCGGCTGCACCAGGAAGGCAAGACAGTGATCCTGGTGACCCACGACCAAAAGGTGGGCGAGCATGCCCGGCGGATGGTGCGGATACTGGACGGAGAGATCGTGGCCGACCAAATAGTGCGAAAATAA
- a CDS encoding ABC transporter permease: protein MNIWESVRLAFDAIWAHKLRSGLTTLGIMIGVLTVIGMLALIDGFNKMIAKQLSSLGTTTLYVQKQGLVMSHEDWLNTRGRKNLTIEDAYAIRDNCPSVLRVAPILDNMANVKYQKQEVLGTEVNGTTTEYQFIAEYEIIDGRPLSNVDMVHSRQVAMLGSTVVEKLFGQQDPLGKEVIISGNRFEVIGLLGKKGSFLGNDQDNMIIIPISTFEKIFTGQIRNRGRGGSVTIAVQPLDVAHIETAKDEVTELLRRRRKVPPSKPDDFGIVTADQLMGIFKKITAGVFGLMIGVTLLSLLVGGIGIMNIMLVSVSERIKEIGIRKAIGPRKKDIMRQFIIEAVSLSLVGGVTGMILGFILAGLVSLVIKLPASVSWWSVLLGFGFSAAVGIFFGWYPAQRAAEMDPIEALRYE from the coding sequence ATGAATATCTGGGAATCGGTCCGGCTGGCCTTTGACGCCATCTGGGCCCACAAGCTCCGCTCGGGGCTGACCACCTTGGGCATCATGATAGGGGTGCTGACGGTGATCGGCATGCTGGCCTTGATAGACGGCTTTAACAAGATGATAGCCAAACAGCTGTCGTCGCTGGGCACCACCACCCTCTATGTCCAGAAACAGGGATTGGTGATGAGCCACGAAGACTGGCTTAATACCAGGGGCCGCAAGAACCTGACCATCGAGGACGCCTACGCCATCCGGGACAACTGCCCCTCGGTGCTGCGGGTGGCCCCCATCCTGGACAACATGGCCAATGTCAAGTACCAGAAGCAGGAGGTGCTGGGCACCGAGGTCAACGGCACCACCACCGAATACCAGTTCATTGCCGAATATGAGATCATCGACGGACGGCCCCTGTCCAATGTGGACATGGTGCACAGCCGCCAGGTGGCCATGCTGGGCTCGACCGTGGTGGAAAAACTGTTCGGCCAGCAGGATCCCCTGGGCAAGGAAGTGATCATCAGCGGCAACCGTTTTGAGGTGATAGGATTGCTGGGTAAAAAGGGGTCATTTTTGGGCAATGACCAGGACAACATGATCATCATCCCCATTTCCACTTTTGAGAAGATCTTTACCGGACAGATCCGCAACCGGGGACGGGGCGGTTCGGTGACCATCGCGGTCCAGCCGCTGGACGTGGCCCACATCGAGACCGCCAAGGATGAGGTCACCGAGCTGCTGCGCCGCCGCCGCAAGGTGCCGCCGTCCAAACCGGACGATTTTGGCATCGTCACCGCCGACCAGCTGATGGGGATATTCAAGAAGATCACCGCCGGGGTCTTTGGGCTGATGATCGGGGTGACCCTGTTGTCTCTGCTGGTGGGCGGCATCGGCATCATGAACATCATGCTGGTATCGGTCAGCGAGCGGATCAAGGAGATCGGGATCCGCAAGGCCATCGGGCCCCGCAAGAAGGACATCATGCGCCAGTTCATCATCGAGGCGGTGTCGCTTTCCCTGGTGGGCGGCGTTACCGGGATGATCCTGGGCTTCATTCTGGCCGGGCTGGTCTCCCTGGTCATAAAGCTGCCGGCTTCGGTCAGCTGGTGGTCGGTGCTGCTGGGCTTCGGTTTTTCGGCCGCGGTGGGAATTTTCTTCGGGTGGTACCCTGCCCAGCGGGCGGCGGAAATGGACCCGATAGAAGCTTTGAGATACGAGTAA
- a CDS encoding efflux RND transporter periplasmic adaptor subunit translates to MKKINLKSKKLWIISGAVLLVLILVVSNIARGSKKLAIQSAKVKKGEIISTVSAPGNVKAETEVQISAYVMGKITRLPVKEGDKVRQGQVLVQIDPTSYAAQVKQNKASLELAQANLAQTELIYKRKQELFAAGLISQEENEATTTQYNLDRARLTQAEASLEQAQDTYAKTTITSPINGTVVQLNVEVGEVVVTGTMNNAGSVIMTVADLSQMEVEAQVDESDVKDIKLGQEAQVEVDAIIGRTFKGVVSEVGNAAISSGSSSTSNASVNYTVKTRIIDKSADLKSGMSANVEITTAHKTGIMLIPIQSVVMRKAEAERKQADPKKDKGGKGTALADDSSSDGKRVKEKEQEVVYVMEKGRAVISPVQTGTSDQENIEVISGLTEGQEVIKGPFSVLRNLKHNDKIKTGTAKAAGKQDNAGK, encoded by the coding sequence GTGAAAAAGATCAATCTTAAAAGCAAAAAATTATGGATCATATCCGGTGCGGTGCTGCTGGTGCTGATCCTGGTAGTTTCCAACATCGCCCGGGGCAGCAAGAAACTGGCCATCCAGTCGGCCAAGGTCAAAAAGGGGGAGATCATCTCCACCGTCTCGGCTCCCGGCAATGTCAAGGCCGAGACCGAGGTCCAGATCTCGGCCTATGTGATGGGCAAGATCACCCGGCTGCCGGTCAAGGAGGGAGACAAGGTACGCCAGGGACAGGTGCTGGTGCAGATAGATCCCACCAGCTATGCCGCCCAGGTCAAGCAGAACAAAGCCAGCCTGGAGCTGGCCCAGGCCAACCTGGCCCAGACCGAGCTGATCTACAAGCGCAAGCAGGAACTTTTTGCCGCCGGGCTGATATCTCAGGAGGAGAACGAGGCCACCACCACCCAGTACAACCTGGACCGGGCCCGGCTGACCCAGGCCGAGGCCTCGCTGGAGCAGGCCCAGGACACCTATGCCAAGACCACCATCACCTCGCCCATCAACGGCACGGTGGTGCAGCTCAACGTGGAGGTGGGGGAAGTGGTGGTCACCGGGACCATGAACAACGCCGGGTCGGTGATCATGACCGTGGCCGACCTGTCGCAGATGGAGGTGGAGGCCCAGGTGGACGAGAGCGATGTCAAGGACATCAAGCTGGGGCAGGAGGCCCAGGTGGAAGTGGACGCCATCATCGGCAGAACATTCAAGGGAGTGGTCTCCGAGGTGGGCAACGCCGCCATCTCTTCAGGCTCTTCTTCCACCAGCAACGCCTCGGTGAACTATACCGTCAAGACCAGGATCATAGACAAATCAGCAGACCTCAAGTCCGGGATGTCGGCCAACGTGGAGATCACCACCGCCCATAAGACAGGCATCATGCTGATCCCCATCCAATCGGTGGTGATGCGCAAGGCGGAGGCGGAGCGAAAACAGGCAGACCCCAAAAAGGACAAGGGCGGAAAAGGAACCGCCCTGGCGGACGACAGCTCAAGTGACGGCAAGAGGGTCAAGGAGAAGGAGCAGGAAGTGGTCTATGTGATGGAAAAAGGCCGGGCGGTGATCAGTCCGGTGCAGACCGGGACCTCGGACCAGGAAAACATCGAGGTGATCAGCGGACTGACCGAAGGCCAGGAAGTGATCAAGGGGCCGTTCAGCGTGCTGCGGAACCTGAAACACAACGACAAGATAAAGACCGGCACAGCCAAGGCGGCCGGAAAACAAGATAATGCCGGAAAGTAG